The proteins below are encoded in one region of Fimbriimonadaceae bacterium:
- a CDS encoding M42 family metallopeptidase has protein sequence MNIELFRELTEAHGSPGREEAIRDIVIRELKPFCELSSDSMGNVIALKRGSKREGAKKLMIAGHMDEIGFRVKHISDKGFLRIVPTGGWDPRQMASQRVKVHTREGLISGLLMMSTKPKHMLQPGEGAKEPSIDDFFIDIGMSGDAAKERVELGDAVTMDRTFIEMGELCTCKAMDDRVAVFVMIEAMKAAKAHEVDVYGVATVQEEVGLRGAVASGWAIHPDVCVALDVTLANDIPGLTDEFSVTKLGEGTAIKILDSSLICHPKVVRHFRDLAEKNEIKYQLEVLPFGGTDAGGVQRLHGGIPSFTLSVPCRYVHTVNETVHKGDVQASIDLLARYIEDCQNGDYGYGV, from the coding sequence ATGAACATCGAGTTGTTCCGCGAGCTGACCGAGGCGCACGGCTCGCCGGGCCGGGAAGAAGCGATTCGCGACATCGTGATCCGCGAGCTCAAGCCGTTCTGCGAGCTGAGCTCAGATTCCATGGGCAACGTGATCGCCCTGAAGCGCGGTTCGAAGAGGGAAGGGGCGAAGAAGCTGATGATCGCTGGCCACATGGACGAGATCGGGTTCCGGGTGAAGCACATCAGCGACAAAGGGTTCCTGCGTATCGTGCCGACCGGCGGCTGGGATCCGCGCCAGATGGCGAGCCAGCGCGTGAAGGTCCACACCCGCGAAGGCTTGATCTCAGGATTGCTCATGATGAGCACAAAGCCAAAGCACATGCTTCAACCGGGCGAAGGAGCAAAGGAGCCTAGCATCGACGATTTCTTCATCGATATCGGCATGTCGGGCGACGCGGCGAAAGAGAGGGTGGAACTGGGCGACGCCGTGACGATGGACCGGACGTTCATCGAAATGGGCGAGCTATGCACCTGCAAGGCGATGGACGACCGCGTCGCCGTCTTCGTGATGATCGAGGCCATGAAGGCGGCGAAGGCGCACGAGGTGGACGTGTACGGCGTCGCGACCGTCCAGGAAGAAGTCGGGCTGCGAGGCGCGGTGGCCAGCGGCTGGGCGATCCACCCCGATGTCTGCGTGGCGCTCGACGTCACCTTGGCCAATGACATCCCGGGCTTGACGGACGAGTTCAGCGTCACCAAGCTGGGCGAAGGCACGGCGATTAAGATCCTGGACAGTTCGCTCATTTGCCACCCCAAGGTCGTCCGCCACTTCCGCGACCTTGCCGAGAAGAACGAGATCAAGTACCAGCTTGAGGTCCTGCCTTTCGGTGGCACCGACGCGGGCGGGGTCCAGCGCCTTCATGGCGGCATCCCCTCGTTCACTCTCAGCGTCCCGTGCCGATATGTCCACACCGTGAACGAGACGGTGCATAAGGGCGACGTCCAAGCGTCCATCGACCTCCTGGCGCGCTATATCGAGGACTGCCAAAACGGGGACTACGGCTACGGGGTGTAG
- a CDS encoding aspartate aminotransferase family protein: protein MKPDDFLAQVTDQYARHVNPYQARLMAFAGFGVEVEAEGCYVTDHEGRKFLDCLGGFGVFALGHRHPKVVEAVKRQLEAMPMSCKTFFNSRQAELAERLAQVAPKGLEFTFFSNSGAEAVEAAMKMAKIATGRAGFVSTTGGYHGKTLGALSVTGRDKYRSPAQPLLAGVEFVPYGDAGAAEAAMGEGVAAFIVEPVQGEGGVQIPPPGYLAELRRVCDKVGALLIVDEVQTGVGRTGRMFGSEHDGVMPDLMPLAKALGGGVMPIGATMGTEAVWQGVFGQNPLMHTSTFGGNQLACAAAIATLDIVREEGLVERSAHVGALFLAALKEALAGQELVAEVRGKGLLIGIEFAVDEIGELIVALALKRGLIVAYTLNNPRVIRIEPPLVITEEQARWAVQTVAEAVTETTEMVASLT, encoded by the coding sequence GTGAAGCCCGACGACTTTCTGGCGCAGGTTACGGACCAATATGCCCGGCACGTCAACCCCTACCAAGCGAGGCTGATGGCCTTCGCGGGTTTCGGGGTCGAGGTCGAGGCCGAGGGCTGCTACGTGACGGACCACGAGGGCCGCAAGTTCTTAGACTGCCTGGGCGGGTTCGGAGTTTTTGCCCTGGGGCACCGGCATCCGAAAGTCGTCGAGGCGGTCAAGCGACAGCTCGAAGCCATGCCGATGAGCTGCAAAACCTTCTTCAATTCGCGCCAAGCCGAGTTGGCCGAGCGCCTTGCTCAGGTTGCGCCGAAGGGGCTGGAGTTCACGTTCTTCAGCAATAGCGGGGCAGAGGCGGTTGAGGCGGCCATGAAGATGGCGAAGATCGCGACCGGGCGCGCAGGGTTCGTCTCCACAACCGGTGGCTACCACGGCAAGACGCTCGGCGCGCTCAGCGTGACCGGGCGGGACAAATATCGCAGTCCGGCCCAACCCCTTCTTGCCGGGGTCGAGTTTGTGCCCTATGGAGACGCAGGCGCGGCTGAGGCGGCCATGGGCGAGGGTGTCGCCGCTTTCATCGTCGAACCCGTCCAGGGCGAGGGCGGGGTGCAGATCCCCCCGCCGGGCTACCTCGCCGAGCTGCGCAGGGTCTGTGACAAGGTCGGCGCCCTGCTCATCGTCGACGAGGTGCAAACTGGCGTCGGGAGGACGGGCCGAATGTTCGGCAGCGAGCACGATGGAGTGATGCCGGACTTGATGCCGTTGGCCAAAGCCTTGGGCGGCGGGGTCATGCCGATCGGGGCGACGATGGGAACGGAGGCGGTTTGGCAAGGCGTCTTCGGCCAAAACCCGCTGATGCACACGTCCACCTTCGGCGGCAACCAGTTGGCTTGCGCCGCCGCGATCGCCACGCTCGACATCGTGCGGGAGGAAGGGTTGGTGGAGCGTTCCGCCCATGTGGGCGCCTTGTTCTTGGCGGCGCTGAAGGAGGCGCTGGCGGGACAGGAACTGGTCGCAGAGGTCCGCGGCAAGGGCCTCCTCATCGGGATCGAGTTCGCGGTCGACGAGATCGGAGAGCTGATCGTCGCCCTCGCGCTTAAGCGGGGGCTGATCGTGGCCTACACGCTCAACAACCCGCGGGTCATCCGGATCGAGCCGCCGTTGGTCATCACTGAGGAGCAGGCGCGTTGGGCGGTGCAGACCGTCGCGGAAGCCGTGACGGAAACGACCGAGATGGTGGCAAGCCTCACCTAA
- a CDS encoding VOC family protein, whose translation MPRIDQAVTFLRTRDLEANGRFYRDLFGLELVLGQGGCRIYRWAGTSAFLGFCADGKAMAEPASAIVLTIVTDEVDEWHRHLSAHGVETDGPPRLNKKYQIYHFYADDPDGYRIEVQQFRDERWNP comes from the coding sequence GTGCCAAGGATCGATCAAGCCGTAACGTTCCTGCGGACGCGCGACCTGGAGGCTAACGGGCGGTTTTACAGGGACTTGTTCGGGCTGGAACTCGTGCTGGGGCAGGGCGGGTGCCGGATTTACCGCTGGGCGGGCACATCGGCGTTCCTCGGCTTCTGTGCCGACGGTAAGGCGATGGCCGAACCGGCCTCTGCGATCGTCTTGACCATCGTCACCGACGAGGTCGACGAGTGGCACCGGCACCTGAGTGCCCACGGCGTGGAGACCGACGGGCCGCCGAGGCTGAACAAGAAGTACCAGATCTACCACTTCTATGCCGACGACCCGGACGGCTACCGGATCGAGGTCCAGCAGTTCCGCGACGAGCGCTGGAACCCTTAG
- the flgC gene encoding flagellar basal body rod protein FlgC, translating into MNIRSAMGISASGMSAERFRMDVIASNIANANSMRVDGKDPYRRRAVILRGGEDGVSIGRVEEDRASFRNVFEPGNPQADAQGNVQYSNVEPLREMVDMITAQRSYEANVAAYNSSRNMVRSALSIGRA; encoded by the coding sequence ATGAACATTCGATCTGCGATGGGCATTAGTGCAAGCGGCATGAGTGCGGAGCGGTTTCGGATGGACGTTATCGCGTCCAATATCGCTAACGCCAACTCCATGCGTGTCGACGGAAAGGATCCTTATCGTCGCCGTGCCGTTATCCTGAGGGGTGGAGAAGACGGTGTCTCGATCGGCCGGGTCGAAGAAGACCGGGCGAGCTTCCGCAACGTCTTCGAACCTGGCAATCCGCAGGCAGACGCCCAGGGCAACGTGCAGTACAGTAATGTGGAACCTTTGCGTGAAATGGTGGATATGATCACCGCCCAAAGATCCTATGAGGCGAATGTCGCTGCTTATAACAGTTCGCGCAATATGGTGCGTTCAGCCCTTTCAATTGGCCGGGCTTAA
- the fliE gene encoding flagellar hook-basal body complex protein FliE — MRINSQIANNLAQSGKSLATPDKSQDFGQLLMDALKDVNESQQNAMQLQNDLMANRPVEYHDLMIAMERASTAMSLTIQVRNKLLEAYQEISRMQV; from the coding sequence GTGAGAATCAACTCCCAGATCGCGAACAATCTTGCTCAGAGTGGTAAGAGCCTTGCGACTCCAGACAAGTCGCAAGATTTCGGCCAATTGTTGATGGACGCCCTGAAGGACGTGAACGAGTCGCAGCAGAACGCTATGCAGCTCCAGAACGACCTCATGGCGAATCGACCGGTCGAGTACCACGACCTGATGATCGCGATGGAACGCGCCAGCACGGCAATGTCCTTAACCATTCAGGTAAGGAACAAGCTCCTGGAAGCCTACCAAGAAATCAGCCGCATGCAAGTCTGA
- a CDS encoding flagellar FliJ family protein, whose translation MRKFKFRLEKLLEWRNAIASEAKAAYLGAAADRISREHSLEEAKERLAHALRQVPSTLPEKLSNEAFLNRLEDERAVAESVVQAALEDEALALAAWRESEKEAEAIRKLRERAQEAWQIEFDRFEQKELDEWAVQQRKL comes from the coding sequence GTGCGTAAGTTCAAGTTTAGGCTCGAAAAGCTACTTGAATGGAGAAACGCTATCGCCTCCGAGGCCAAGGCCGCCTACCTCGGGGCGGCGGCAGATAGGATCAGCCGGGAGCACTCGCTCGAGGAGGCCAAGGAACGGCTGGCGCATGCCTTGCGTCAGGTGCCCAGCACCCTCCCCGAGAAACTCTCAAACGAGGCGTTCTTGAACCGTTTGGAGGATGAAAGGGCGGTCGCCGAGAGCGTGGTCCAGGCAGCGCTCGAAGACGAGGCCCTCGCGCTGGCGGCATGGCGGGAATCGGAGAAAGAAGCTGAAGCCATAAGAAAGCTCCGCGAACGGGCCCAAGAAGCTTGGCAGATAGAATTTGATAGGTTTGAACAGAAAGAACTGGACGAATGGGCCGTCCAGCAGAGGAAACTATGA
- a CDS encoding SOS response-associated peptidase, whose translation MCARYVFFNGRMFVDRYGVPVVPDLTPRYNIAPTQEVPAVVQGRAGREYRPLRWGLVPSWARDPAVGQRMINARCETLLERQAFKDAFLRRRCLLPVDGFYEWAGEGKSKRAYYISWPGGPRAFAGLFESWQGPEGLLETCTVITTEPNEVVARVHDRMPAVLHPEDYEDWLEAGPEEAPRLMALLRPLAVEETVLTEVGRAVGNPRNEGPSLIEPVVNRSLFD comes from the coding sequence GTGTGCGCCCGATACGTCTTTTTTAACGGCAGGATGTTCGTGGATCGGTATGGCGTGCCTGTCGTGCCAGACCTCACCCCTCGATACAACATTGCGCCGACCCAGGAAGTCCCGGCCGTGGTCCAAGGTCGGGCGGGAAGGGAGTACCGACCCTTGCGGTGGGGCCTCGTGCCGAGCTGGGCTCGCGACCCAGCCGTGGGGCAACGCATGATCAACGCCCGTTGCGAGACCCTGCTTGAGCGTCAAGCCTTTAAGGACGCGTTCTTGCGTCGGCGCTGTCTTCTGCCCGTCGACGGGTTCTACGAGTGGGCCGGGGAAGGGAAATCGAAGCGCGCATATTACATTTCGTGGCCCGGCGGCCCGCGTGCCTTCGCCGGTCTCTTTGAATCCTGGCAGGGGCCCGAGGGCCTGCTCGAGACCTGCACCGTCATCACGACCGAGCCGAACGAGGTTGTCGCCCGGGTCCATGACCGCATGCCGGCCGTCCTGCATCCCGAGGACTACGAAGACTGGCTGGAGGCAGGACCAGAAGAGGCGCCCCGGTTGATGGCGCTCCTGCGACCGCTTGCGGTCGAGGAGACGGTTCTGACCGAGGTCGGCCGCGCGGTCGGCAATCCCCGCAACGAGGGGCCGTCGCTTATCGAGCCCGTCGTGAACCGCTCGCTCTTCGATTGA
- a CDS encoding lytic transglycosylase domain-containing protein, translated as MTIQPKGYEATKRRFEELKDKLDEFRGRPSEPEMTAPSPFPAPMAGQIGDSFAPLDPMSSAVRLRGIGAPPHLAELIQRAAGEAGVDPMLFDSLVAMESAYDPKSVSHTGASGLAQLMPGTARLMGVKDVFDPWQNLKGGASYLAQMLRQFGGDEELALAAYNAGPGNVKRHNGVPPFGETQAYVKRVLSRVNALRGR; from the coding sequence ATGACGATCCAGCCGAAGGGTTATGAAGCGACCAAACGGCGGTTTGAGGAGCTTAAGGACAAACTCGACGAGTTCCGCGGCCGTCCGTCGGAACCGGAAATGACGGCGCCCTCTCCCTTCCCCGCTCCCATGGCCGGTCAGATCGGCGATTCGTTCGCGCCGCTCGACCCGATGAGCTCGGCCGTGCGGTTGCGGGGCATCGGGGCGCCTCCCCACCTCGCCGAATTGATCCAGCGGGCGGCCGGCGAAGCCGGGGTCGATCCGATGCTGTTCGATTCGCTGGTCGCGATGGAGAGCGCATACGACCCGAAGTCGGTCTCTCATACAGGGGCGTCCGGCTTAGCCCAGCTGATGCCGGGCACAGCTCGACTGATGGGAGTCAAAGACGTCTTCGACCCGTGGCAAAACCTTAAAGGTGGAGCGTCCTATCTTGCACAAATGCTCCGTCAATTCGGTGGGGACGAGGAACTCGCCCTGGCTGCCTATAACGCGGGGCCCGGCAACGTCAAGCGTCACAATGGCGTACCGCCCTTCGGCGAGACCCAGGCATACGTGAAGCGTGTTTTGAGTCGGGTTAACGCCTTGCGGGGACGATAA
- the fliF gene encoding flagellar M-ring protein FliF yields MGAIVQRIKDWWEGADRTQRTVTIFGAAILALLMGLTFHFATAPRFQPVYSGLTAKDQGAVVDELNALGVPVQIGTQGTVLVPSDRIDEVKMRLAASGKTPNSGSKGLELLDGINSFNTPAQEREKIIAAIEGELENSILKFAGVSQATVHIALGKDSPFQDEVVPPTASVNIVEQSMGSVSSDQAIAIARLVQSKVTGLKSSGVNVIASGRLIYDGDQQGSSESIASRKIEAEVEESKRRERDLQRRLDVAFGPGNTVAMVQVELDMDSVSQHEKILEFGDKKVAQKSTETMTDGSGNTVGGAAGLDSNTPSAPTAVDIPKSAKYSSEVVSNQYPSTETSRELKKSPGKLIAMTVSVIANNTAIKDVAPVQSIVDSYLGDRKGTPGFAGSVQAVSFDTSMKDLEKKALADSAAKAQVQQIISLLPIAALVFVGFMVTKALGKIPGKTLTMALPAGGTMQVPSGNPQQDEISGILERSPNSGNTRTVAELARTEPEIAEALQQMGVESIDDSVDVEAIRARIDVPLEQIKKMARQKPQAIALLIKGWLMEERK; encoded by the coding sequence ATGGGTGCAATAGTCCAAAGGATCAAAGATTGGTGGGAGGGAGCGGACCGTACTCAACGTACGGTCACGATCTTTGGCGCGGCGATTCTGGCCCTCTTGATGGGCCTGACATTCCACTTTGCCACTGCTCCACGGTTTCAACCTGTCTACTCCGGCTTAACCGCCAAAGACCAGGGAGCTGTCGTCGATGAACTTAACGCCTTAGGCGTCCCAGTCCAGATCGGCACGCAGGGCACGGTCCTGGTGCCGTCCGACCGCATCGACGAAGTTAAGATGCGGCTCGCCGCATCCGGTAAGACTCCGAACTCTGGAAGCAAAGGTCTCGAACTGCTCGATGGGATCAATTCGTTTAACACTCCGGCGCAGGAACGCGAAAAAATTATCGCGGCCATCGAGGGAGAACTCGAGAACTCAATACTGAAGTTCGCGGGCGTATCCCAGGCGACGGTCCACATTGCCTTAGGCAAAGATTCACCCTTTCAGGACGAAGTCGTACCACCGACCGCTTCCGTGAACATTGTCGAGCAATCCATGGGGTCTGTGTCTTCAGACCAGGCCATCGCCATCGCTCGTCTGGTGCAGAGCAAAGTGACCGGATTAAAGTCTAGTGGCGTAAATGTTATCGCTTCTGGACGATTGATTTACGATGGTGACCAGCAGGGCAGCTCCGAGTCTATTGCCTCGAGGAAGATCGAGGCAGAAGTCGAAGAGTCGAAGCGACGGGAAAGGGACCTCCAGCGACGACTTGACGTGGCGTTCGGGCCCGGCAATACAGTAGCCATGGTGCAGGTCGAACTGGACATGGACTCTGTGTCCCAGCACGAGAAGATCCTCGAGTTTGGGGACAAGAAGGTCGCACAAAAGTCGACAGAGACGATGACGGACGGCTCCGGAAACACGGTCGGCGGAGCTGCGGGTCTCGACAGCAACACTCCCTCCGCCCCCACTGCAGTCGATATTCCCAAGTCTGCCAAATACTCCAGCGAGGTCGTCTCTAACCAATACCCAAGTACCGAGACCAGTCGCGAACTCAAGAAGTCGCCAGGCAAGCTAATCGCGATGACAGTTAGCGTCATCGCGAACAACACCGCTATCAAGGACGTCGCTCCCGTCCAATCGATAGTCGACAGCTATCTTGGAGATCGAAAAGGGACTCCGGGATTTGCAGGAAGCGTCCAGGCAGTGTCTTTCGACACGAGCATGAAAGACCTGGAGAAGAAGGCGCTTGCCGACTCGGCGGCCAAGGCACAGGTGCAACAGATTATAAGCCTTCTCCCCATCGCCGCCCTCGTCTTTGTCGGCTTCATGGTAACGAAGGCGCTCGGCAAAATCCCCGGAAAGACCTTAACGATGGCGTTGCCTGCTGGCGGCACTATGCAGGTGCCGTCTGGAAACCCGCAACAAGACGAAATCAGCGGCATCTTAGAGCGAAGTCCCAATTCTGGAAATACGCGTACGGTCGCAGAACTCGCTCGAACCGAACCGGAGATCGCAGAAGCTTTGCAGCAGATGGGAGTTGAAAGTATTGACGATTCCGTCGACGTCGAAGCAATCCGAGCCCGGATCGACGTTCCGCTGGAACAGATTAAAAAGATGGCACGCCAAAAACCGCAAGCGATAGCACTCTTGATCAAAGGTTGGCTCATGGAAGAGCGTAAATGA
- a CDS encoding 5'-3' exonuclease, with amino-acid sequence MTERPLLIVDGDNLAHRAYHSYPKETRGEGGRPINAIVGFFSMLARVWQEEQPRGIFVAWDTLGVGTYRNELWPAYQGGREFDPEIVEQLAALPELCQAFRIATGQGPGHEADDYMASAARAEEARGGTALVLTTDRDTYQLVNERVTVLSPQRKTRELARIGPQQVVDYFGVAPELVPDFKALSGDSSDRIPGVKGIGPVAASGLLKTHGSLDGVCQAWGDTPNARLALMFREVARMRCDLPVDLPTENVDWQSGAAALRKIGADGLADRLADIPLEDTPLPRTSES; translated from the coding sequence GTGACGGAACGGCCGCTGCTGATCGTGGACGGGGACAACCTGGCGCACCGCGCTTACCATTCGTATCCCAAGGAGACACGGGGCGAGGGCGGGCGACCGATCAATGCCATCGTCGGGTTCTTCAGCATGCTGGCCCGGGTTTGGCAGGAAGAGCAGCCGCGCGGGATCTTCGTGGCGTGGGACACGCTGGGGGTGGGCACCTATCGGAACGAGCTCTGGCCCGCCTACCAAGGGGGCCGCGAGTTCGACCCCGAGATCGTCGAACAGCTGGCGGCCTTGCCCGAGCTGTGCCAAGCCTTCAGGATAGCGACCGGCCAGGGGCCAGGCCACGAGGCGGACGACTACATGGCGAGCGCGGCTCGGGCCGAGGAAGCCCGCGGGGGCACGGCCCTGGTCCTGACGACGGACCGCGACACCTACCAGCTTGTGAACGAACGGGTCACGGTGCTCTCGCCCCAGCGCAAGACCCGCGAGCTGGCGCGGATCGGGCCGCAGCAGGTGGTGGACTACTTCGGGGTGGCGCCGGAACTTGTGCCCGATTTCAAGGCCCTGAGCGGAGATTCTTCCGACCGTATCCCCGGCGTCAAGGGCATCGGCCCAGTGGCGGCTTCTGGCCTTCTGAAGACGCACGGCTCGCTGGATGGAGTCTGCCAGGCCTGGGGAGACACGCCCAACGCGCGGCTCGCCCTGATGTTCCGCGAAGTGGCGCGCATGCGGTGCGATCTGCCCGTGGACCTGCCGACTGAGAACGTCGACTGGCAATCCGGGGCGGCGGCGCTGCGCAAGATCGGGGCCGACGGCCTCGCCGATCGGCTTGCCGACATTCCGCTCGAAGACACCCCCCTCCCCCGGACATCGGAGTCGTAG
- the fliG gene encoding flagellar motor switch protein FliG, which produces MRKIQNDLSSRKKAAIILTILGPEIASEVVKHLSEEQVEVLSLEVARIDKISSETRTQVVHEFHELAQAQDYIAEGGVNQAQKVLALAFGNDQADALMRKVVSAMQVVPFEFLKRTDPTQLLSFIQDEHPQTIALILAWMPLNQSAMILTKLPPELRGDVAERIAVMEQTPPEVIRKVEAVLEKKMSAILSQELSKAGGPKALVDLLNRVDRQTERLIIESLSENNPEMADQVKNMMFVFEDLVGLDDRAIQSILKEIDIKDLATALKGTSAEVQEKIFHNMSERAVDMLKEDMEFMGPVKLKVVEESQQKVVAAIRRLEETGEINIGRGEDDILV; this is translated from the coding sequence ATGAGAAAGATCCAAAACGACTTGTCAAGCCGCAAGAAGGCGGCTATCATCCTAACGATCCTTGGCCCGGAGATCGCTTCCGAGGTTGTGAAGCACTTAAGCGAGGAACAGGTGGAGGTTCTTTCGCTCGAAGTGGCGCGCATAGACAAGATTTCTTCCGAGACTAGGACGCAGGTAGTCCATGAGTTCCACGAGCTTGCGCAAGCTCAGGACTATATTGCTGAGGGCGGCGTTAATCAAGCCCAGAAGGTGCTTGCACTCGCTTTTGGCAATGACCAGGCTGACGCGCTTATGCGCAAGGTCGTTTCGGCCATGCAGGTCGTGCCGTTCGAGTTCCTTAAGCGGACGGATCCGACCCAGCTCCTTTCGTTTATTCAGGATGAGCACCCGCAGACGATCGCTCTCATCCTGGCATGGATGCCGCTTAACCAATCTGCGATGATCCTCACAAAATTGCCGCCTGAGCTACGCGGCGATGTTGCTGAACGGATAGCCGTTATGGAGCAGACCCCGCCTGAAGTCATCCGCAAGGTCGAGGCTGTACTCGAAAAGAAGATGTCCGCGATTCTGAGCCAAGAACTCAGCAAGGCGGGTGGCCCGAAAGCTCTTGTGGATTTGCTGAACCGCGTCGACCGCCAGACCGAACGGCTCATTATCGAGTCTCTTTCCGAAAACAACCCAGAGATGGCCGACCAGGTTAAGAACATGATGTTCGTGTTCGAAGATTTGGTGGGCCTGGACGACCGCGCGATCCAGTCGATCCTTAAGGAGATCGACATCAAGGATTTGGCCACTGCACTGAAAGGAACTAGTGCAGAAGTCCAAGAGAAGATCTTCCACAACATGTCCGAGCGTGCCGTCGATATGCTAAAGGAAGACATGGAGTTTATGGGCCCGGTAAAGCTTAAGGTCGTCGAAGAATCACAGCAAAAGGTGGTGGCGGCTATCCGGCGCCTTGAAGAAACCGGCGAGATCAACATCGGTCGCGGAGAGGACGATATCCTTGTCTAA
- a CDS encoding FliI/YscN family ATPase, translated as MGALSRLGEAILATSRFEALGRVEKVVGLVLESDGPGARIGEVCIVEPEDGAEPLPCEVVGFRGSNVLLMPLGDMAGVQAGNLVRGTGTCLRVPVGHTLLGRVVNGLGKPIDGKGPLNTADTYPILAPPPNALSRQMISQPFATGVRAIDGCLTIGVGQRMGIFAGSGVGKSTLLGMIAREGQADVNVVALIGERGREVREFIERDLGKEGMRRTVVVCATSDEPALVRIKASLTATAIAEAFRDQGLEVLLMMDSVTRFAMAQREVGLAVGEPPSAKGYTPSVFALLPKLMERTGCGERGAITAIYTVLVDGDDTNEPIADATRSILDGHIVLNRRLTSRGHYPPIDVGQSLSRVMPMVVDQQQVRQAARLRELIAAYSDVEDLVSVGAYKPGTRPDADFAIERWDALNAFLRQGREDGTPFAETQRQLAEVVGA; from the coding sequence ATGGGCGCGTTATCGCGGCTCGGCGAGGCGATTCTCGCGACAAGTAGGTTCGAGGCGCTTGGTCGAGTGGAAAAGGTGGTCGGGCTTGTGCTCGAGTCGGACGGGCCGGGCGCAAGAATTGGCGAGGTTTGCATCGTCGAGCCGGAAGACGGAGCCGAACCGCTTCCCTGCGAGGTTGTCGGCTTTCGAGGCTCGAACGTGTTGCTCATGCCGCTCGGCGATATGGCGGGCGTCCAGGCCGGAAACCTGGTCCGCGGCACGGGCACCTGCCTCCGTGTGCCGGTCGGCCATACGCTGTTGGGGCGCGTCGTCAACGGCCTTGGCAAGCCGATCGACGGAAAAGGTCCGCTGAACACGGCCGACACGTACCCAATTTTGGCTCCTCCCCCGAACGCACTGAGCCGGCAGATGATTTCGCAGCCTTTTGCCACCGGCGTGCGCGCGATCGACGGCTGCCTCACGATCGGCGTCGGCCAGCGCATGGGGATCTTCGCGGGGTCGGGCGTCGGCAAATCGACCCTCCTCGGCATGATCGCGCGTGAAGGGCAGGCAGACGTGAACGTCGTCGCGCTCATCGGCGAGCGCGGTCGTGAGGTCCGAGAGTTCATTGAGCGAGACCTCGGCAAAGAGGGCATGCGCCGGACCGTGGTGGTCTGCGCGACCAGCGACGAACCTGCGCTTGTGCGCATCAAAGCGAGTTTGACGGCTACCGCAATAGCGGAGGCGTTTCGAGACCAAGGCCTCGAAGTCCTCCTGATGATGGACTCCGTCACGCGCTTCGCGATGGCCCAGCGCGAGGTCGGCTTGGCGGTCGGCGAGCCCCCCTCGGCAAAGGGCTACACGCCCAGCGTGTTCGCGCTTCTGCCGAAGCTGATGGAGCGCACGGGGTGCGGCGAGCGGGGCGCGATCACGGCGATCTACACGGTCTTGGTCGACGGCGACGATACAAACGAACCGATAGCTGACGCGACACGCTCGATCTTGGACGGGCACATCGTTTTGAACCGCCGCCTGACGAGCCGCGGCCACTATCCGCCGATCGATGTCGGGCAGAGCCTGAGCCGCGTGATGCCTATGGTCGTCGACCAGCAACAGGTGCGGCAGGCGGCGCGGCTGCGCGAGCTCATCGCCGCCTATAGCGATGTCGAGGACCTTGTGTCGGTCGGGGCCTATAAGCCGGGCACGAGGCCGGACGCAGACTTTGCGATCGAGCGATGGGACGCGCTGAACGCTTTCTTGCGCCAGGGGCGAGAGGACGGGACACCGTTCGCGGAAACCCAGCGACAACTTGCGGAGGTTGTTGGTGCGTAA